The Caretta caretta isolate rCarCar2 chromosome 27, rCarCar1.hap1, whole genome shotgun sequence DNA segment gcaggaggttgggatcGGGACGCAGGGCTGCTTTGTGGGGCTCCGGGAGCCTCTCGTCTCCGCTGGGCTCTCTGGGGGGGTGGGCCAGCGGCTGGAACCTGGGCAGAGCCGCCTGTCTGTAGCGGGTGCTCTGCACCGAGTCCCCGCTGCACAGCGAGCTGCTCTCCGACTCCGAGGAGCTGCCTTCCTCGCTGCTGCACGACGtgtccccctcctcttcctcttcctcctcctcctccgatgAGTCGCTGGAGGTGGCCGGGCTGGAGCCCCCGAAGTCCAGGCTGGAATCCGAGTCGCTGGAGTAGCCGGCTGAGGTGCCCTGCCTCTTGCAGCCCGGGAAGAGGCGGCCTTTCCTGGCCGCCCCCGGGCCCTTCTCCTCGGGGAAGAGCCCTTTGGAGCAGCAGGAGCCCCGCTTGGGCCGgccgggctccggctggggagaCGCCTGCCCGGCTCCGTGCGCCCGGGCTGCCGAGTGGAGCCGCTGGAGGTCCTGGGGGTAGGCGCTCAACACGCCGGAGAAGAGCCCCCCGCGTCCTCCCAGGCCGTAGCCCTTCTTGCCCCGGGTGGTTTTGTCATAGTTTTGGAAGAGCCCGGCCGGGGCGGGATGGGGTGCGGGGGCCAGCTGGGTGCAGATCCCCGGCTCCTGGGTGCAGTAGGGGCCGGCTCCGCATGGGGACCGCAGCGGCTGCCGGGGGCAGTCGAACAGATCCGCGGGGCCCGGCCGCAGCAGctgctctctcctcttcctcttcctcctccggGGGCTGAGGCTCTTGCAGGAGGTGCAGAGCGCCTCCAGGTCTGCCTTGGAGATGAGCGAGCATTTCACCGCTCGGGTGGGCACGGAGTTGATGGCTTTGAGGGTCCGGAGCTCCCTGAGATCGCAGCGGCGGCTCTTGATCTTTAAGGTCTCCATCTTCTTGCTGATGGTGGTCCTGGGGATATCCTTAAACAGGTCGCTGAGGACCTGGGCCAAAGCAAACATCTGTGTGCCATTGATCTGTAAGTATCCCAGGTTTATCCCTTCGATTTCTTGATAGCCAGTCTGGAATTCCCCTGGCCTGGCTTCCCCGTTGTAATCCATGGTGGCTGGCACCATTCCGAAGGTCCCTTCGCAGGTCAGGAACATGTTGCAAGGAGAATTTACTCTGTCTCTTCCCCAGGGGTCATTGGAAAGAAGGGCATCTGCGTTCCCACTCCTTGATCACAAACTCCAACCCACAAAaaaaggggagaagaggggtctgtgtgtgtgtgtgtgtctgttgggGGGAAGCTGCAAAGCCGTCGATTTCCCTTTCAAACGCTCCAGTCAATGATTCGCAACATCTTCCAAATACCCAGTTCCTCCTCCGGCGCTGGGGCTagatttctccccttccccctccccaaccaaAAAAGGCagcgagagagaaagaaaagtaaagaaGCCAAACATCTTGCCGCCTTCCaagactccccccgcccccccccccaccaccaccttccgCTTCAAAAATAACCTCCCTCCGAAAAGAAACCAGCCAGCAGGTCCCCCTTTTGCTGGGCGATGCCAGCGAGATGCTAAGCAAACAAAGCGGTGGAGGTGGTGGGCTAAAAATGGTACCGCATGGAATCCTGCGGGGGAGTCCCCACCTTTTGCTGGGTTTGCTTTCTTAAAGACAAGCTCCCGGCGTACAGTATATGGTAGGAAACACCCCACCAAATAATTTCTCAAATCTGGAAGCTGATTGGGCACTTTAGCCATGTGATGTCATAAAACCccaacatttcacacacacacacacaatgtaaaacactcataaaaaaaaaaaaaaaaaaaccctttcatttaACAGCCACGCTGCTGCCAGGCAGACAAACATCGAGCGGTACACGAGCGTGTTGCAGGATAAGATAGGTAAAGGCAGATTTGACTCTGCGCCTAGATCTACACTTTATGCAGATGTTCTATATGTATAATGTCTGTGTATACGCACACAGCCCTGACAGACAGATGTGC contains these protein-coding regions:
- the EPOP gene encoding elongin BC and Polycomb repressive complex 2-associated protein; translation: MFLTCEGTFGMVPATMDYNGEARPGEFQTGYQEIEGINLGYLQINGTQMFALAQVLSDLFKDIPRTTISKKMETLKIKSRRCDLRELRTLKAINSVPTRAVKCSLISKADLEALCTSCKSLSPRRRKRKRREQLLRPGPADLFDCPRQPLRSPCGAGPYCTQEPGICTQLAPAPHPAPAGLFQNYDKTTRGKKGYGLGGRGGLFSGVLSAYPQDLQRLHSAARAHGAGQASPQPEPGRPKRGSCCSKGLFPEEKGPGAARKGRLFPGCKRQGTSAGYSSDSDSSLDFGGSSPATSSDSSEEEEEEEEEGDTSCSSEEGSSSESESSSLCSGDSVQSTRYRQAALPRFQPLAHPPREPSGDERLPEPHKAALRPDPNLLLLSQQLWARTLRASTLESLRPLPALGAGAPQQQPELVCAKPEAPSSRPSPSCSYPVGDPQQKAGGRGATEPCAKGEDLHKDASNNAASLGPSDQAERQLAALAGGSASQEPALGSAPPPSAQEFAGSLSPAPQRALGEPRREHFDRLIRQSKLWCYAKGFNADGKSLRPGGKTEPCKAAELQCPGSKSAPSPSPLSNKALKGNGSERNSKRRRLARGVEAELQQNSSKGRPQKTPRRNAQKGKAHCKRLASAGPAPGRNSFSLMGNFPCTPSLVVGEDGDLRPAASLCVKNTCALSKTHPLWSWQVGGSALPVPPSLKFRGCGLEGF